AAGCTGCTTAGATGAAGAAGACTGGTTTCCACCGCTTGAAAAAGTGCTGGAGGATATCACGTTTGAACAGGCAATTTGGAAACCAGCTGATGGGACAATGAATTCCATTTGGGAATTAGTTTGTCATTTACTATTCTATGAAAAGAGATTTATGATGCGATTTCTAGGGCAAACAGCAAATGAACCACAGGCAGAAAATAATGATTCCACCTTTCGATTACCAACCGAGACGTTAGAAAATTGGAAGGAAACAAAACAAGAATATTTTGAAGTTCATCGTGAACTTGAGAAAATACTGGAGAAATCAGGACATGAAGATTTGTATAGGCAGATCCCAGGAGAAGATCATTCATTAGTGCTTGAACTGAAGAGTTTAGCGATGCATGACGCATATCATATTGGGCAAATTGTATATCTCAGTAAAATGCAAGGAGCTTGGGCCAGTAAACGCAGCTTTTAGCTCTTAGCTTTACAGTTATTCCATTAAAAGGCCATTTTAAAAAATAGGGGAACTTCCAAATCGGATGTTCCCCTATTTTTTTCTGAATAAACAACCATATCACGAACTCGACAGGCTGTACTAGTCGTGCGGTTAGGCTATGTTTAGTATGTATATAAAGGGAACAATAAATTATCACAAGGGACATATGTCCTTTCGTCAATTTCCACTTCTGTATTTTAATGAGTACAAGTCATCCAGAAAGGAGGAGAAAAGGTGAAAGGGATATTCTCTTCAATTATTGCAGGCATATTCATTTCGTTGCAAGGCGTGTTCAATTCAAGAATGAGTGAGGAAATTAGTGGGTGGCACACCACTGCGATTGTGCATCTTGTCGGATTTACCTTGTCGATCATCATTTATTTGATTGCCCGTGATGGAAGAGCGGAGGGCTTTCGTGAGGTTCCTTATTTTTATTTGCTGGGTGGCATGCTAGGGGTCGTGATCGTGTTCGGGGAGATGACAGCGATAAATTTGCTGGGCATGTCCTTTGCAATCGCAACGATTTTAATTGCACAGCTTCTTTGTGCATTCGTTATTGATACAAAGGGACTATTTGGTATGTTCAAGCACAAGATGTCATTTCAAAAGGTATTTGGAGTGGCCATGATGTTAGTGGGTGTCATCATATTTAAATGGTAAAGGTGATGGATATTGAAAAAAATAAATGATAGCTCAGCTATTCCTGGATATCTTGATCAATTTCAGTTGAATAGAGTTTTTTCGGAAGAAACGAAGAGGAAATTATCTCTTTACCAATTCGAGAAGGGGGAAGTGTTATGTTCTAGGGGGGAGGATATTCAGCACATGTACTTTTTAGTTAAAGGCAAGATGAAGATTTTTACAACTTCCCCCGAAGGAAAATCATTGATCGTACGGTTTAAGACGCCCCTTGCCGTTTTTGGCGATGTGGAATATATAAAGGAGATGCATGTCCTCCATACAGTTGAAGCAGTCAGTGAAGGGAGAGTCGTTTGCGTTCATTTTGATGATTTAAGGTCGATGGAAACGAAGCGAGCTGAGTTTCTGCATTTTTTGTTGGAAATCATTACCCAAAAGTTTTTTACGGAATCACATGCCACAAGTTTGAACAGGCTCCATCCTGTCGAGACACGTCTTGCAAGCTATCTTTTGTCTCTTTCATCCGAAGGAGACGGCTCCATGTTTCATAAGGAAATGGGCACTTCCAATCTGACGGAAGTCGCTGATCTCATCGGTACAAGCTATCGGCATTTAAATCGGGTCATACAAAAATTGTGTGAAGAGGGAATCATCAAACGTAAACAAGGAGCTCTATATATTGTGGATTTGTCGAAGCTGCGGCAACGGACAGATGGAAATATTTACGAATGAAATAGGAGGGCAGGAGTATGCAAGGAATTTTGTTTGGAATCATTGCAGGGGTTTTCATTAGTATACAAACGGTCTTTAATGCCCAATTGAGTGAAAAGATCGGGTCTTGGGCGACAACCGCTATCGTCCTGGGACTTGGTTTCATTTCGTCTTTCACGATGTTTAAAATCATGGATGATACGAGCCTGTTGGCGATTGGCCGTGTAAATAAGTTGTATCTATTAAGTGGAGTCATGGGTGTTGTGCTAGTCTATTGCATCATGCAGGCAATCCGCATCTTAGGGCCGGCATATGCCATTTCCATTGTACTTGTCTCCCAGCTTACAATGGCCGTTCTTATCGATTCGTTTGGATGGTTCAGTTTTGGGAAGGTTCCTTTTACGATGAATAAATTGATCGGGCTCGGGATTATGATAGCAGGAATCCTTGTTTTTAAGATGAAAAAGCATGCATACAAAAAAATACGGTTATAATTCAGTCGATTAAGCTGAATAACCCCCCTAATTAACGCAACAAAGCGAATGATTAGGGGGGAGTCTATTCATGTTTTACGAATTCGTTGTCCTGGAAGCATAAGGGAAAAGGGGATCTTTAAGTTCGAATTCATAGCTTTGTGCATTTACAATTCCGACTACTTTTTCATGTTCATATAGCTGGATCAAAAATTGAGCCATCTCTTTTGCTGTATGATACTTGGGCAAAGTGGCATCATATTGGAATTCCTCAACATCAAACGATCGTTTGGCAAATTCGGTTTCAGTTGCGGCTGGAGCCAATACCTTAGCTTGCATTTTAGCACCTTGGCTTTTAAGCTCATGTGCAAGACCTTCTGTAAAGGCACTGACATAAAACTTGGTGGCACAATAAGTGATGGCATCTGCAACAAGAGTGTATCCACCGCCTGATGAGATATTGATAAGCTGAGTGCCCTCAACATTTGAATAGTCACGAACGTAGAGAGAGGACAATATGGTTAATGCCTCAATATTCAAGTGGAGCATTTTCTCGATTTTCGGCAGCCTTTGCTCTCCGATTTTATCGAAATTGCCGAAGCCTGCATTGTTGATCCACGTTTCGATCTGAAGGTTTTTAAGACTTTCATACAGCCCATAAACATTGTCTGTAACAGATAAATCTGCAGCATGAACGACGATATCCAATTGTTTATCCATTTGCTCAATTTTCGTTTTTAGTTCGTCCAAATTTTGTTTTCTCCTGGCAACGAGAACTAAATTTTTTCCTCGGGATGCAAATGCTAAAGCAGTTTCATATCCAATACCGGAGCTAGCCCCCGTGATGACCGTATAATTTTTCATGTGTACCCCTCCATTAATTTATGATAGGATGTCATTGTATTACTTAGAGTGCACTCTAAGTCAACTATTTAGAGATACTGAGGTGTTTTATTATGTATTCCATAAGTGAAGTTGGGCAAATGCTTGGAATAAGCCCACATGCCTTACGCTATTATGAAAAAGAAGAAATCATAACGCCGGAAAGAAATGCTCAAGGAGTTAGGCAATATACGGATTCTCAGCTTAAATGGATGGAATTTGTGAAAAAATTGAGGGAAACACAAATGCCTATCGAACAAATTAAAAAATATACCCAGCTGTTCAAAGAAGGAGACCATACATCGATGGACCGCTTGAATCTGTTAGAGAAACATCGCCGAACCATCGAAAGTCAAATTGAAACACTGAAAACCACTGAAGCCATGCTTGATAAGAAAATCACGGCATATAAACAACACTTATCCACAATGAATTTGTCAAACAGCTAGTCCTTCAAAAAAATCACCGAAGTTAAGTGTCTCTTCCGCATATCACAGTATTAACGATGCTGTTTTTTATTATCGTTAATACTGTTCAATCTTAAAAAAAGGACTTTACCATATTCAAAATGTAAATAATTATCACGCTAAATTAAAGAAGTGGTTGGCTCGATTTAACGGTTTAGCTTCAAAATATCTACAGAATTATTTAATATGGTTTTTATTTCTTGATAATAAGGAAATGGAAGCAATGGTATCCTGGAAAAAGGAGATGTTATTCCTTTCTTGTATGTTTTAGAACCATAGAAACAAATAAAACCTTGAGAGAATCACACTTTTAAAATTACTTATATTCTTCGTGTATGTAATTTGTAACATTAACGCCAGAGGGTTCAACACTTAAAGTTAATGTATCAACTCCAATATAGTTATGTGCTTTTTCAAAAGGAAATATTTTTACAACTACATTGAAGTCAAAGCTTCTTCCACTTTGAGTTCGCTTAATACTGATGATTTTTACATCATAAAGTGCATATTGAGTAAGTTCACCATAATACCCTGTTACTGCATTACCTATATGTGGAGATAAAGTTGTAATAAATGCATCTGAAAGTAAATTATCGTCATTTTTTGCTTTTGAATCAACAGGTGAAGTTACTGCTAATAATATCGCCATAAGAGAAATAAACAATGATTTTTTCATACATTGGCACCGCCTTTATTTGTTTATTCCTAATATGACAATAACAAATTCAAGGTATACATAATTTTTGTTTTTAAAAACAACCATTGTTTATAACATAGGCTTTTTTTAAAATAATTTTAAGAATATGTAACAGAATTTCGTTTCCCAATTCTTCCTCAAAACGACTTGCAGAAGAAAAGGGTGGAAAATGTATCGGCGATGGTATCTTTTGGCATCAAATCAAGGCAGCCATAGTGATCCGGATGAAGCTTGGATCTCTATGGCGCGTCACATTTTTTTAACGAGTTACATCGGATTAATTGAAGAAGGCTCTCTTCAATGATTAGTTGCAATACCATTGTCCATTATAAAAAATACACTTTTGTCCGCCTTGCTGTCCGCCCTGCTGTCCCCCAGGAAAACCAGGGAAAGGCTGCCCTTGCTGTCCACCTTGCTGACCGCCCTGCTGTCCACCCTGTTGTCCGCCTTGCTGCCCTGGCTGTTGTACTGGTGGGCACTGTAATCCTAGATATTGTAATCCAACAATATCATTGTGATGAACCTCGTTTGGCAATCCATCCTCCAGGATTTGAACCATGCCAGTTGTGTTGTTGATTCCCATCAAAATGAATGTGTGTGTCGAATTGCCCCAAAAACCCCTGAAACAATGCCCTTGGCGGCCTGCTTTTAATTGACTTTGAATCGTTGCAGTAGGAACTAAAGATTGCACTCGTTCTGCGTATTGATAAGGCATATTAGCATAATAATTATCGTAATAATATGGTACATTGTTTTGATGAAAGGCGTAGTTATAGTTATACATTCCGAAATCCTCCCTTTTAGGTACACTATAAAATATGTGAAAAGAAAGATTATGTCCGACATGGACAAAGATGGACAATGAAATTGGGCGGCCTAATTTATTGGATGGCTACGGAGTGGGGAGCTGCCTTATGAAGCGGGACCAAAAGGACTGGGTCCCGTTCGGTACAGCTGACATTTATATTTCATCTGTCAACAGGTTTTTTTTATAAAAAAGATAAGCATGGATGGGAAGTAGCACGCTTTGCTTTCGTGACGTCGTCATATGCTAGGAAGGGTTTTAAGTGAGCGGTATAGAAGAAGATATTAATAAATGATAGGATCATCTAAAAAGCAGATTCTTAAAACGAAACTTATTGGAGGAAGTCAATGAAGGTAAATAAAATTCATCATGTAGCGATCATTTGTTCTGACTATGAAAAATCAAAAAAATTCTATGTGAATACAATCGGATGCGAAATAATCAATGAAACATATCGGGCAGAAAAGAAATCGTACAAACTGGATTTACTGGTGGGCGGGGCTTATCAGTTGGAATTGTTCTCTTTTCCGAAAAGTCCCTTAAGACAAAGTTATCCCGAAGCAAGGGGGTTAAGGCATCTGGCCTTTGAAGTGGATGATATTGATCAAGCAATTGAAGAGTTAAGCAACGATAATATCTTTGTCGAACCCATCCGTGTTGATGAAATAACCGGAAAAAGGTTTACTTTTTTTTG
This genomic stretch from Peribacillus muralis harbors:
- a CDS encoding DinB family protein codes for the protein MDVKTLLLQQWASCLDEEDWFPPLEKVLEDITFEQAIWKPADGTMNSIWELVCHLLFYEKRFMMRFLGQTANEPQAENNDSTFRLPTETLENWKETKQEYFEVHRELEKILEKSGHEDLYRQIPGEDHSLVLELKSLAMHDAYHIGQIVYLSKMQGAWASKRSF
- a CDS encoding DMT family transporter; protein product: MKGIFSSIIAGIFISLQGVFNSRMSEEISGWHTTAIVHLVGFTLSIIIYLIARDGRAEGFREVPYFYLLGGMLGVVIVFGEMTAINLLGMSFAIATILIAQLLCAFVIDTKGLFGMFKHKMSFQKVFGVAMMLVGVIIFKW
- a CDS encoding Crp/Fnr family transcriptional regulator, yielding MNRVFSEETKRKLSLYQFEKGEVLCSRGEDIQHMYFLVKGKMKIFTTSPEGKSLIVRFKTPLAVFGDVEYIKEMHVLHTVEAVSEGRVVCVHFDDLRSMETKRAEFLHFLLEIITQKFFTESHATSLNRLHPVETRLASYLLSLSSEGDGSMFHKEMGTSNLTEVADLIGTSYRHLNRVIQKLCEEGIIKRKQGALYIVDLSKLRQRTDGNIYE
- a CDS encoding DMT family transporter; the encoded protein is MQGILFGIIAGVFISIQTVFNAQLSEKIGSWATTAIVLGLGFISSFTMFKIMDDTSLLAIGRVNKLYLLSGVMGVVLVYCIMQAIRILGPAYAISIVLVSQLTMAVLIDSFGWFSFGKVPFTMNKLIGLGIMIAGILVFKMKKHAYKKIRL
- a CDS encoding SDR family NAD(P)-dependent oxidoreductase codes for the protein MKNYTVITGASSGIGYETALAFASRGKNLVLVARRKQNLDELKTKIEQMDKQLDIVVHAADLSVTDNVYGLYESLKNLQIETWINNAGFGNFDKIGEQRLPKIEKMLHLNIEALTILSSLYVRDYSNVEGTQLINISSGGGYTLVADAITYCATKFYVSAFTEGLAHELKSQGAKMQAKVLAPAATETEFAKRSFDVEEFQYDATLPKYHTAKEMAQFLIQLYEHEKVVGIVNAQSYEFELKDPLFPYASRTTNS
- a CDS encoding MerR family transcriptional regulator, with product MYSISEVGQMLGISPHALRYYEKEEIITPERNAQGVRQYTDSQLKWMEFVKKLRETQMPIEQIKKYTQLFKEGDHTSMDRLNLLEKHRRTIESQIETLKTTEAMLDKKITAYKQHLSTMNLSNS
- a CDS encoding DUF3888 domain-containing protein encodes the protein MKKSLFISLMAILLAVTSPVDSKAKNDDNLLSDAFITTLSPHIGNAVTGYYGELTQYALYDVKIISIKRTQSGRSFDFNVVVKIFPFEKAHNYIGVDTLTLSVEPSGVNVTNYIHEEYK
- the gloA2 gene encoding SMU1112c/YaeR family gloxylase I-like metalloprotein, translated to MKVNKIHHVAIICSDYEKSKKFYVNTIGCEIINETYRAEKKSYKLDLLVGGAYQLELFSFPKSPLRQSYPEARGLRHLAFEVDDIDQAIEELSNDNIFVEPIRVDEITGKRFTFFCDPDDLPLEIYEK